In one window of Miscanthus floridulus cultivar M001 chromosome 12, ASM1932011v1, whole genome shotgun sequence DNA:
- the LOC136495769 gene encoding uncharacterized protein: MKELEDKFDSLKLNHILRCLNEVGDALAKAAFGREPVPTGIFTSDKHQPLVCYEELEQDGGRPLDLGSGANQPSAPSDPEVMELDEDPMTEPDPRINWRVPYLNYLLREVLLMDKTEARWLMHRAKSFVLIEGELYKQSHTGILQRCIPTK, from the coding sequence atgaaggagctagaggacaagtttgacaGCCTTAAGCTCAACCACATCCTGAGGTGTCTCAACGAGGTGGGCGACGCACTAGCAAAAGCAGCGTTtggccgagagccggtgccgacTGGCATCTTCACTAGTGATAAGCACCAGCCCTTGGTATGCTATGAGGAGCTAGAACAAGATGGTGGTAGACCACTTGACCTAGGCTCAGGAGCTAACCAGCCGtcggctccatctgaccctgaagtcatggagctcgacGAGGATCCAatgacagagcctgaccctcggATCAACTGGAGGGTGCCTTACCTTAACTACCTCCTTCGTGAGGTGCTACTGATGGACAAGACAGAGGCTCGATGGCTCATgcatcgtgccaagtcctttgtccttattgagggtgaactctacaagcaaagtcacaccgggatcctacagcgctgcatccccaccaaATAG